From a single Oreochromis niloticus isolate F11D_XX linkage group LG3, O_niloticus_UMD_NMBU, whole genome shotgun sequence genomic region:
- the LOC112842928 gene encoding macrophage mannose receptor 1-like: MSHSTGIFLMLLMTITRMALVSTGSSKTVQYHFINESLTWYEAQSFCRLKYTDLATINNMAEENQLVSTLDSHATATWIGLYNGQNDRWLWSDGSGRADFTKWSLDQPDNYNGIESCAEIQDDGRWNDIPCDLTRAYVCYEIQQDGSKKYVVYTQVQTWQSSQDLCRQKHIDLACVLTDKENAAIAAVTNKAWIGLFKDAWVWSDGTKTSFRYWKRGGSYSGNCVSVEGSKTGRWIPADCNKKATFICQGDAKLKKMVIRMKVKSDVDLTDSAASSLILQKLETILINQGVADFKLSWQSDKNGSVFQR; encoded by the exons ATGTCACATTCAACAG GAATTTTCCTCATGCTTTTGATGACTATCACCAGGATGGCACTGGTTTCGACAGGGTCCAGTAAAACAG TGCAGTACCACTTTATCAATGAATCCCTGACCTGGTATGAGGCTCAGAGCTTCTGCAGATTAAAGTACACTGACCTGGCCACCATAAATAACATGGCTGAAGAAAACCAGCTGGTCAGTACACTGGACAGTCACGCGACTGCCACATGGATCGGACTTTACAACGGACAGAATGACAGGTGGCTGTGGTCTGATGGCAGCGGCAGAGCAGACTTCACCAAATGGAGCCTCGATCAACCAGACAACTATAATGGCATAGAGTCGTGCGCAGAGATACAAGATGACGGCCGCTGGAACGATATTCCATGTGACTTAACCAGAGCTTATGTGTGTTATGAAA TTCAGCAGGATGGCAGCAAGAAGTATGTGGTTTACACACAGGTACAAACCTGGCAGAGCAGTCAAGATCTATGCAGACAGAAGCACAttgacctggcatgtgtgcttACAGACAAGGAAAATGCAGCGATTGCTGCAGTTACCAACAAAGCGTGGATTGGTCTGTTTAAAGATGCTTGGGTTTGGTCAGATGGAACAAAGACCTCCTTCAGGTACTGGAAAAGAGGCGGAAGTTATAGTGGAAACTGTGTTTCTGTGGAAGGATCAAAGACGGGACGATGGATACCAGCTGACTGTAACAAGAAAGCAACATTTATCTGTCAAGGAG ATGCCAAATTAAAGAAGATGGTCATAAGGATGAAGGTGAAGTCTGATGTGGATCTCACTGACTCCGCTGCCTCCAGTCTAATCCTACAGAAG ttgGAGACCATCCTGATAAATCAAGGGGTGGCTGATTTCAAACTCAGCTGGCAAAGTGATAAAAATGGCAGTGTCTTTCAGCGTTAG
- the LOC109199753 gene encoding integumentary mucin C.1 codes for MEGRLMKLLIFGVFIFCVQIGQQGDTSTAAAIITIKTTTDTSTAPAMTTTTTPAITDTRTALVMTTTTTPATTDTSTAIAMTTTTTPAITDTRTAIAMTTTTTPAITDTRTAIAMTTTTTTSTASAITTTTIPPHNNGLFLIGVQKRTVVRLRMKRSADLTDPNIRDQVLQQLEASLQSQLSGVVSLCWRHISCEKQQKEADTCVENSDLL; via the exons ATGGAGGGAAGATTAATGAAACTGCTCATCTTTG gggtttttattttctgtgtgcagATCGGGCAACAGGGAG ATACCAGCACTGCTGCTGCCATTATTACAATTAAAACTACAACAGATACCAGCACTGCTCCTGCTATGACTACAACTACAACTCCAGCTATAACAGATACCCGCACTGCTCTTGTTATGACTACAACTACAACTCCAGCTACAACAGATACCAGCACTGCTATTGCTATGACTACAACTACAACTCCAGCTATAACAGATACCCGCACTGCTATTGCTATGACTACAACTACAACTCCAGCTATAACAGATACCCGCACTGCTATTGCTAtgactacaactacaactaccagCACTGCTTCTGCCATTACTACAACTACAATTCCACCACATAACAATGGATTATTTTTGATAG GTGTGCAGAAGAGGACTGTAGTGAGGCTGAGAATGAAACGCAGTGCTGATCTGACAGATCCAAACATCAGGGATCAAGTGCTGCAGCAG CTGGAGGCTTCTCTTCAAAGTCAGCTCTCTGGTGTTGTGAGTCTGTGCTGGAGGCACATCAGCTGTGAAAAGCAACAAAAGGAAG CAGACACATGTGTGGAGAACAGCGATTTACTCTAA